A region of Micromonas commoda chromosome 4, complete sequence DNA encodes the following proteins:
- a CDS encoding predicted protein, translating into MTIPREDGRSAEQMRPIFVKTGVISQAAGSAYVELDKTKVMCGVYGPRQGGPGIDKVEFDRGRLDVDVKLATFATSGPRGKVAQGDAEREFSSIVHRALSGAVMTETFPKTTVDVFATVLEANGSELCATIAAASAALCEAGVAMRDLVSACTGGGADGPNALLLDPARGEEAAAEAGVTLAYMCRLGEASQVVATGTWDGESLDDAVQLAASGCARVDAALREALRSSVPA; encoded by the exons ATGACCATTCCCCGCGAAGACGGCCGCTCCGCCGAGCAGATGCGACCCATAT TCGTCAAGACGGGTGTCATCAGCCAGGCTGCGGGCAGCGCCtacgtcgagctcgacaaGACCAAGGTGATGTGCGGCGTGTACGGCCCGAGGCAGGGCGGACCGGGAATCGACAAGGTGGAGTTTGATCGCGGGcgactcgacgtcgacgtgaaGCTCGCCACCTTCGCCACGTCGGGGCCGCGGGGCAAGGTGGcgcagggcgacgccgagcgcgagttCTCCTCCATCGTTCACAGGGCGCTATCCGGCGCGGTCATGACGGAGACGTTCCCGAAGACCACGGTGGACGTCTTCGCCACGGTGCTCGAAGCGAACGGATCGGAGCTCTGCGCGACaatcgccgcggcttccgcggcgcTGTGCGAGGCTGGAGTCGCCATGCGCGACCTCGTCTCCGCGTGCACC ggtggcggcgccgacggaccaaacgcgctgctcctcgacccggcgcgaggggaggaggcggcggcggaggctggcgtGACCCTCGCGTACATGTGCCGGTTGGGCGAGGCGTCGCAGGTggtggcgacggggacgtgggACGGGGAGTcgctggacgacgcggtgcagCTGGCGGCGAGTGGATGCGCGcgagtcgacgcggcgctgagggaggcgCTGCGGAGCTCCGTCCCGGCGTGA
- a CDS encoding predicted protein: MGRRREDWRYGPRPLELPRDHPLPPPLPPPDFSRPPPPWLLPRPPPGCPPPPPPRGWRGLDGSWRDLVRWPPRRAGPGREKPRDGDPALRGYLPWRRDGDGRRDGDEGCDDGWDEEERPGGGAGAFARDDDLAHADDDGDVWLPGEDEIIVPEEHEGFQMSEEWLALFAATERRREAKVRERRREARRRERPKVPAAEVAEAKVAAIIAARRAAEANDDGGGGASVDERGGAHSCEQGGVDGTETYGTEGAARVAALEAELNAAFDAIVDARKPRHWPAIALNQP, encoded by the coding sequence atggggaggaggcgcgaggaCTGGCGATACGGTCCTCGGCCGCTCGAACTCCCCCGCGATCATCCCCTTCCCCCGCCCCTCCCTCCCCCGGACTTCAGCCGGCCCCCACCTCCCTggctcctcccgcgcccgccgcccggatgcccgcccccgcccccgccccgggGATGGCGCGGCCTCGATGGGTCGTGGCGCGACCTCGTCCGAtggcccccgcgccgcgccggccccGGACGCGAGAAACCTCGAGACGGAGACCCCGCGCTCCGGGGATATCTGCCgtggcgtcgcgacggggacgggcgtcgcgacggggacgaaggGTGCGACGACGGTTGGGACGAAGAAGAGCGTCcgggggggggcgcgggcgcgttcgcgcgggacgatgatctcgcgcacgcggacgacgacggcgacgtctgGCTCCCCGGAGAGGATGAGATCATCGTCCCGGAGGAGCACGAGGGCTTCCAGATGAGCGAGGAGTGGCTCGCGCtgttcgccgcgaccgagAGGCGAAGGGAGGCGAAGGTGCGCGAAAGGCGAAgggaggcgaggcggcgggaacggcccaaggtgcccgccgcggaggtcgccgaggctAAGGTGGCcgccatcatcgccgcgcggcgcgcggcggaggcgaacgatgacggcggcggcggcgcgtcggtcgACGAACGGGGGGGAGCGCACAGCTGTGAGCAGGGAGGGGTAGACGGGACTGAAACGTACGGAACggaaggcgcggcgcgagtggcggcgctggaggctgagctcaacgccgcgttcgacgccatcgtggaCGCTCGCAAGCCCCGGCACTGGCCAGCCATAGCGCTCAACCAGCCATAG
- the GLT gene encoding glutamate synthase (involved in nitrogen assimilation catalyzes :2 L-glutamate + NADP+ = L-glutamine + 2-oxoglutarate + NADPH + H+): MPVEAKHSAVPEAKGLFDPGNDRDACGVGFVGELSKTPSRQNVTQALEMLVRMTHRGACGCEENTGDGAGILASIPHDFFQQKCAFDLPPAGDYGLGMFYLPKDDPAARGVCVKAVEAACAELGFDVLGWRDVPTDSAAADLGESALATEPDVAQLFVAPRDGDRSAIPLETRLYVLRRLATVRTKQARGAPADDVLDDFFVCSLSSRTVVYKGQLKPDQVMPYFSDLQDESFTAYLSLVHSRFSTNTFPSWDRAQPLHMMGHNGEINTLKGNSNWMLAREGLIDVTEKLGVSEALQAELAPTIEGGLSDSGAFDAVLELLVKGGGRSLAEAMMLMIPEAWQNNPHMDPARRAFYEFHSAVMEPWDGPALVTFTDGVQVGATLDRNGLRPGRFYLTKTGRIVMASEVGVVDIPPEEIEQKGRLRPGNILLVDFDKGTILQDADMKAKIAAKRPYADWVKNQVIELDHLVADAGAVAKPAISGARDEADGVIGLLAPLRAAGFTREALDMILLPMIGTGSEALGSMGNDAPLAVMSEIPKLTYEYFKQMFAQVTNPPIDPIREEVVTSLECMVGPEGDLVTTQESSAHRLRLRSPLLTVEQMEAIKSMDHMGWTSRVLDATYDVNEGTAGLERTLDRLALEASAAVADGVACVVISDRAQGPSRVAVSSLLSCGAVHHHLVQKLERTRVAILLDSAEARDVHHFCTLTGFGADGVCPYLAIEAVGMLREDNLVPNAPGSDSPAPIEKLVDNYFHAVEHGMLKVFAKMGISTLASYKGAQIFEALGLNSDVVAKCFKGTVSRVEGVGFDQLAADALAMHHMGFPAREAAPDGKAETATLRNAGEYHWRGEKDGVPTERHLNDPKAIQHLQAASRQNSPDEYRKYADITDELNKGCNLRGMITFKSDREPVPVDQVEPASNIVKRFCTGAMSYGSISLEAHSTLARAMNRLGGKSNTGEGGENPRRLVPQADGSQNPERSAIKQVASGRFGVTAYYLSNSDEIQIKMAQGAKPGEGGELPGTKVQGDIAVTRMSTPGVGLISPPPHHDIYSIEDLAQLIHDCKNSNPSARVSVKLVSENGVGTIAAGVVKGKADHVLISGHDGGTGASRWTGIKSAGLPWELGLAETQQTLVANDLRGRTVLQTDGQLKTGRDLLVATLLGAEEWGLSTAPLMTMGCIMMRKCHKNTCPVGIATQDEELRAKFAGHEDDVVNFFFLLAEDLRGHMAAMGYTSVDELIGRSDLLIPDAEVLGSRDKLHGIDLSKILTPSASIRPGAAVRNVTVQDHGLELALDKTLIEVAKPAIEKGEKVTFAGAVSNVNRTVGCMLSHEVTKKYAAAGLPDGTIDIKLEGSAGQSLGAFMCKGITIEVTGDANDYVGKGLSGGHIVVKPPDSATFNAHESIVIGNVALYGATAGKAFFRGVAAERFCVRNSGAQAVVEGVGDHGCEYMTGGYVVILGPTGRNFAAGMSGGIAYVYDPHGAFPNNCNRGEVDLYEIEDAEDSEIVLGLVGEHQARTGSTVAAEILADWSKAKSKFVKVYPRDYKKVMEAKKAKEANEREEAELKAQKIDDAFAKLKSMSSVADKELSSNIVVSRPTQLDAPSKVRGFVEYEREALGYRDATERLKDWKEVHRHDPADAIKPLLSTQSARCMDCGTPFCHQTHTGCPLGNKIPEWNELVHQGRWRDALDRLHETNNFPEFTGRVCPAPCEGSCTLGIIENPVTIKSIECTIVDRGFDEGWIVPKPPVKRTGKKVAVIGSGPAGLAAADQLNKAGHLVTVYERADRAGGLMMYGVPNMKADKMEIVQRRVDLLAAEGIVFVTNAHIGTEGHPSIHDIRDECDAVVLACGATKPRDLPVEGRDLEGVHFAMEFLHANTKSLLDSNLSDGNYIDAEGKSVVVIGGGDTGTDCIGTSLRHGCKSVVNFELMTKPPDVRAPGNEWPQWPRIFRVDYGHEEATVRDGKDPRTYEVLTKEFIPKADGSGKIAGVKTVGVRWVKDEATGRMNFEEVEGSEKVWEADLVLLAMGFLGPEQTLVEKLGLDVDQRSNFKAEFGEFETSVPGVFAAGDCRRGQSLVVWAISEGRGAAAKVDAYLMGADATLGAFDASGAADGKPLPAR, from the exons aTGCCCGTGGAGGCGAAGCATTCCGCCGTTCCGGAGGCGAAG GGCCTCTTCGACCCGGGAAATgatcgcgacgcgtgcggcgtcggcttcgtcgggGAACTCTCCAAGACGCCGTCCCGCCAGAACGTCACGCAGGCGCTCGAAATGCTCGTCCGCATgacccaccgcggcgcgtgcggctGCGAGGAGaacaccggcgacggcgccggcatcCTCGCCTCCATCCCCCACGACTTTTTCCAGCAAAAGTGCGCCTTCGATCTGCCCCCCGCGGGTGACTACGGCCTCGGCATGTTCTACCTCCCCAAGGACGACCCAGCCGCCCGGGGCGTGTGCGTCAAGGCTGTCGAGGCGGCCTGCGCCGAGCTCGGTTTCGACGTCCTGGGATGGAGGGACGTTCCCACGGattcggccgcggcggatctgGGCGaatccgcgctcgccacggaGCCCGACGTGGCGCAGCTGTTCGTGGCGCCCAGGGATGGCGATCGATCCGCGATTCCCCTCGAGACTAGGCTGTACGTGCTCCGCCGTCTGGCGACGGTGCGCACCAagcaggcgcgcggcgcccccgcggacgacgtcctcgacgattTTTTCGTCTGCTCCCTGAGCTCGAGGACCGTGGTGTACAAGGGGCAGCTCAAGCCCGACCAGGTCATGCCCTACTTTTCCGACCTTCAGGACGAGTCGTTCACCGCGTACCTGTCCTTAGTGCACAGCCGCTTCTCCACGAACACGTTCCCGAGCTGGGACCGCGCGCAGCCGCTGCACATGATGGGGCACAACGGCGAGATCAACACCCTGAAGGGCAACTCCAACTGGATgctggcgcgcgagggtctcATCGACGTCACCGAGAAGCTCGGCGTCTCCGAGGCGCTTcaagccgagctcgcgcccacCATCGAGGGCGGCCTCTCGGATTCCGGCGCCTTCGACGCggtcctcgagctgctcgtcaagggcggcggcaggaGTCTGGCTGAGGCTATGATGCTCATGATCCCCGAGGCTTGGCAGAACAACCCGCACATGGAccccgctcgacgcgcctTCTACGAGTTTCACTCCGCGGTGATGGAACCGTGGGACGGCCCTGCGCTCGTCACCTTCACCGACGGCGTGCAGGTCGGGGCCACCCTCGATCGCAACGGCCTCAGGCCCGGGCGGTTTTACCTCACCAAAACCGGCCGCATCGTCATGGCGTCCGAGGTTGGCGTCGTGGACATCCCGCCGGAAGAAATCGAGCAGAAGGGCCGGCTCCGACCGGGAAACATCCTTCTCGTGGACTTCGATAAGGGCACCATCCTGCAAGACGCGGACATGAAGGCGAAGATCGCCGCCAAGCGCCCTTACGCCGACTGGGTAAAGAACCAGGTGATTGAACTCGACCACCTCGTCGCAGAtgccggcgcggtggccaagCCGGCCATcagcggcgcccgcgacgaagcCGATGGCGTCATCGGTCTCCTCGCGcccctgcgcgccgccgggttcacgcgcgaggcgctcgacatGATCCTGCTCCCCATGATTGGCACCGGGTCCGAGGCGTTGGGTTCTATGGGCAacgacgcgcccctcgcggtgATGTCCGAGATTCCCAAGCTCACCTACGAGTACTTCAAGCAGATGTTCGCGCAGGTGACCAACCCGCCGATCGATCCCatccgcgaggaggtggtgACGTCGCTCGAGTGCATGGTGGGTCCCGAGGGCGACCTCGTGACCACGCAGGAGTCCTCCGCGCACAGGCTGAGGCTAAGGTCCCCGCTGCTCACCGTCGAGCAGATGGAGGCGATCAAGTCCATGGACCACATGGGCTGGACCAGTCGCGTCCTTGACGCCACCTACGACGTCAATGAGGGCACCGCGGGGCTCGAGAGGACGCTCGACAGGCTCGCATTGGAGGCTTCCGCAGCCGTGGCGGATGGCGTCGCTTGCGTGGTCATCTCCGATCGCGCTCAGGGACCAAGCCGAGTCGCCGTGTCCTCCCTCCTCTCGTGCGGAGCCGTGCACCACCACCTCGTGCAGAAGCTCGagcgcacgcgcgtcgccatcctGCTCGacagcgccgaggcgagggacgtGCACCACTTTTGCACCCTGACGGGATTCGGAGCTGACGGCGTGTGCCCTTACCTCGCCATAGAGGCTGTCGGCATGCTCCGCGAGGATAACCTCGTGCCCAACGCCCCGGGCTCCGActcacccgcgccgatcgagaAGCTCGTCGACAACTACTTCCACGCCGTTGAGCACGGAATGCTCAAGGTGTTCGCGAAGATGGGAATCTCCACCTTGGCGTCCTACAAGGGGGCGCAGATTTTTGAGGCGCTGGGGCTCAACTCTGACGTAGTCGCCAAGTGCTTCAAGGGGACCGTGTCTCGCGTGGAGGGCGTCGGGTTCGATCAGCTCGCCGcagacgcgctcgccatgcACCACATGGgcttccccgcgcgcgaggccgcgcccgacggcaAGGCTGAGACGGCGACTCTTCGCAACGCCGGCGAGTACCACTGGCGCGGGGAGAAGGACGGGGTGCCCACGGAGCGACACCTCAACGACCCCAAGGCTATCCAGCACCTGCAGGCTGCGTCGAGGCAAAATTCGCCGGATGAGTACCGAAAGTACGCGGACATCACCGACGAGCTCAACAAGGGGTGCAACCTCAGAGGTATGATCACGTTCAAGTCTGATCGGGAGCCCGTGCCCGTCGACCAGGTTGAGCCCGCGAGCAACATCGTCAAGAGGTTCTGCACCGGGGCCATGTCCTACGGTTCCATCTCCCTGGAGGCGCACAGCaccctggcgcgcgcgatgaaccgcctcggcggcaagTCCAacaccggcgagggcggcgaaaacccgcggcgactcGTCCCCCAGGCGGACGGCTCCCAAAACCCCGAGCGGTCCGCGATCAAGCAGGTTGCCTCTGGTCGATTCGGCGTCACCGCTTACTACCTCTCAAACTCCGACGAGATTCAGATCAAGATGGCGCAGGGCGCCaagcccggcgagggcggtgagcTCCCCGGAACCAAGGTCCAGGGCGACATCGCGGTGACCCGCATGTCCACCCCGGGCGTCGGGCTCatctccccgccgccgcaccacGACATCTACTCCatcgaggacctcgcgcaGCTGATTCACGACTGCAAGAACAGCaacccgagcgcgcgggtcagcgTCAAGCTCGTGTCCGAGAACGGCGTCGgcaccatcgccgcgggcgtggtCAAGGGAAAGGCTGACCACGTTCTCATCTCCGGCCACGACGGCggcacgggcgcgtcgcgatggaccGGGATCAAGAGCGCGGGGCTCCCCTGGGAGCTCGGTCTCGCCGAGACGCAGCAGACGCTGGTGGCCAACGACCTCCGCGGCCGCACCGTGCTTCAGACGGACGGGCAGCTCAAGACGggccgcgatctcctcgtcgcgaccctgctgggcgccgaggagtgGGGgctctccaccgcgccgctgATGACGATGGGGTGCATCATGATGCGCAAGTGCCACAAGAACACCTGCCCCGTCGGAATCGCCACGCAGGATGAGGAGCTCCGAGCCAAATTCGCCGGacacgaggacgacgtcgtcaacttcttcttcctcctcgccgaggacctTCGAGGCCACATGGCTGCCATGGGGTACACCTCCGTTGACGAACTCATCGGCCGAAGCGATTTGCTCAtccccgacgcggaggttcTCGGCTCCCGCGATAAGCTCCACGGCATCGACCTCTCCAAGATCCtcacgccgtccgcgtccatccgacccggcgccgcggttcgcAACGTCACCGTCCAGGACCACGGCCTGGAACTGGCCCTCGACAAGACGCTCATCGAGGTTGCCAAACCGGCGATTGAGAAGGGCGAGAAGGTGACTTTCGCGGGTGCCGTGTCGAACGTTAACCGCACCGTCGGCTGCATGCTCTCGCACGAGGTGACCAAGaagtacgccgcggcgggactTCCCGACGGGACCATCGACATCAAGCTCGAGGGCAGCGCGGGCCAatccctcggcgcgttcatGTGCAAGGGCATCACCATTGaggtcaccggcgacgccaacgaTTACGTCGGCAAGGGCCTCAGCGGCGGCCACATCGTCGTCAAGCCCCCCGACTCGGCCACCTTTAACGCGCACGAGTCCATCGTCATCGGCAACGTCGCGCTCTACGGAGCCACCGCGGGCAAGGCGTTCTTCCGCGGGGTGGCTGCCGAGCGCTTCTGCGTCCGCAACTCGGGCGCTCAGGCTGTGGTCGAGGGCGTGGGCGACCACGGGTGCGAGTACATGACGGGTGGGTACGTCGTGATCCTCGGGCCCACCGGCCGCAACTTCGCCGCGGGAATGTCCGGCGGGATCGCCTACGTGTACGACCCGCACGGCGCGTTCCCGAACAACTgcaaccgcggcgaggtggacctGTACGAGAttgaggacgcggaggattCCGAGATtgtcctcgggctcgtcggcgagcaccaggcgaggacggggtccaccgtcgccgccgagatcctcgccgacTGGTCGAAGGCCAAGTCCAAGTTCGTCAAGGTTTACCCCAGGGACTACAAGAAGGTCatggaggcgaagaaggcgaaggaggccaacgagcgcgaggaggctgaACTCAAGGCGCAGAAGATTGACGACGCCTTTGCAAAGCTCAAGTCGAtgtcgtccgtcgccgatAAGGAGCTCTCCAGCAACATCGTGGTGTCCAGGCCCACGCAGCTGGACGCGCCGTCCAAGGTTCGCGGGTTCGTCGAgtacgagcgcgaggcgctgggctaccgcgacgcgacggagcgccTGAAGGACTGGAAGGAGGTTCACAGGCACGACCCGGCGGATGCCATCAAGCCCCTGCTGTCCACCCAATCCGCGCGTTGCATGGACTGCGGCACCCCGTTCTGCCACCAGACCCACACGGGTTGCCCGCTCGGTAACAAGATCCCCGAGTGGAACGAGCTCGTGCACCAGGGCCGGTGGAgggacgcgctcgatcggCTCCACGAGACGAACAACTTTCCAGAGTTTACCGGCCGCGTGTGCCCGGCGCCGTGCGAGGGCTCGTGCACCCTGGGCATCATCGAGAACCCGGTGACGATCAAGTCCATCGAGTGCACCATCGTCGaccgcgggttcgacgagGGCTGGATCGTCCCCAAGCCCCCGGTCAAGCGCACCGGCAAGAAGGTGGCCGTCATCGGGTCCGGCcccgcgggtctcgccgccgcggaccagCTCAACAAGGCTGGCCACCTCGTCACCGTCTacgaacgcgccgaccgcgccgggggcttGATGATGTACGGCGTCCCCAACATGAAAGCCGACAAGATGGAGATTGtccagcgacgcgtcgacctcctcgccgccgagggcatCGTCTTCGTCACCAACGCGCACATCGGCACGGAGGGTCACCCCAGCATTCACGACATTCGCGACGAGTGCGACGCCGTGGTGTTGGCGTGCGGCGCCACGAAGCCGAGGGACCTCCCGGTGGAGGGCCGCGACCTCGAGGGCGTACACTTCGCCATGGAGTTTCTTCACGCGAACACGAAGAGCCTCCTGGACTCCAACCTGAGCGACGGTAACtacatcgacgccgagggcaaGAGCGTGGtggtcatcggcggcggtgacacGGGCACCGACTGCATCGGCACCTCGCTCAGGCACGGGTGCAAGAGCGTCGTCAACTTTGAGCTCATGACCAAACCACCCGACGTACGCGCGCCCGGGAACGAGTGGCCCCAGTGGCCCCGCATCTTCCGAGTCGACTACGGTCACGAGGAGGCGACCGTCCGAGACGGCAAAGACCCGAGGACCTACGAGGTGCTCACCAAGGAGTTCATCCCCAAGGCGGATGGCTCGGGCAAAATCGCCGGGGTGAAGACGGTTGGCGTTCGGTGGGTCAAGGACGAGGCCACCGGCCGGATGAActtcgaggaggtggagggcAGCGAGAAGGTGTGGGAGGCCGACCTCGTGCTCCTCGCCATGGGTTTCCTCGGCCCGGAGCAGACTTTGGTGGAGAAGCTCGGTCTGGACGTGGACCAGCGGAGCAACTTCAAGGCTGAGTTTGGCGAGTTTGAGACGTCCGTGCCCGGGGttttcgccgcgggcgactgCCGGCGCGGGCAGTCGCTCGTGGTCTGGGCCATCTCCGAGGGCAGAGGCGCGGCTGCCAAGGTCGACGCCTATCTCATGGGCGCTGACGCGACCCTCGGTGCtttcgacgcgagcggcgcggcggacggcaaGCCCCTCCCCGCGCGTTGA
- a CDS encoding predicted protein has product MEYDLYDLADESKQPCAFLPRGLRKGLGCWDNSFNRPGFDRAEFSATLVDVAGLTRPEFDELKRRLCAATEPYRAASHWLYWLPFPAVGAVFALQASVLRATFIGAVLPVVAIVAVYAIFFKHASAVASHNARVDEEVDGVLAELNARKGRAVAALRREHVGACVGRRNRRSRLIVFGASLARSANAPGYVYTGRGATAV; this is encoded by the coding sequence ATGGAGTACGACCTTTACGATCTCGCGGATGAGAGCAAGCAGCCGTGCGCCTTTCTTCCCCGGGGGTTGAGGAAGGGTTTAGGCTGCTGGGACAACAGCTTCAACCGCCCCGGGTTCGATCGCGCCGAGttctccgcgacgctcgtggacgtcgcggggttGACGCGGCCGGAGTTCGACGAGCTGAAGCGGCGcctgtgcgcggcgacggaaccGTACAGGGCCGCGTCGCACTGGCTGTACTGGCTCCCGTTCCCGGCGGTGGGAGCCGTGTTTGCGCTGCAGGCGTCGGTGCTGAGGGCGACGTTCATCGGGGCGGtgctccccgtcgtcgccatcgtcgccgtctaCGCCATCTTCTTCAAGCAcgccagcgcggtggcgtcgcacaacgcgcgcgtggacgaggaggtggacgggGTGCTCGCGGAACTCAACGCGCGAAAGGGgcgggcggtcgcggcgctcaggcGGGAGCACGTCGGCGCTTGCGTGGGGAGGCGCAACCGACGATCGAGGTTGATCGTCTTTGGCGCATCTttggcgaggtcggcgaacgcgccgggaTACGTATACACAGGGagaggggcgacggcggtatAG
- a CDS encoding predicted protein codes for MKVCFSADIHGSTDHLRRILRCATEQDCETVVLGGDLGPRGRGWGHLSDKKRIRDILPHNNDGSIAWDHADCLTHMQEGFDRQEQWFVEEMMPLLEAHRTTVYIMPGNSDWKHHFQPGGTLDKLPSVGRANCDDECNEFPQDSPKVMIIDGEGQIFTLRSTGGGPGVPALALSLVPISSHRKKDWERKDWRWQEEQQLEPGASLDGFVSSGHEPGCVKRKRLSAKPGWDGWDGQDRSIETALDEALRDDGRREAPGIWFVHCPPRHTVGDLTSRGERVGSVALRAAIERYTPMATFHGHIHESVDQHDGMFKEHIATMKRKPEEEEAESTRVGASTRDRCTVVSVGNDFRAEAPHIIVFDTDDPGNAVRMKCA; via the coding sequence ATGAAGGTCTGCTTCAGCGCTGACATCCATGGGAGCACAGACCATCTGAGGAGGATCTTACGTTGCGCCACGGAGCAAGATTGCGAGACAGTGGTGCTGGGTGGCGACCTCGGTCCTCGTGGCCGCGGGTGGGGACACCTGAGCGACAAGAAAAGGATCCGAGACATCTTGCCGCACAACAACGACGGATCCATCGCCTGGGACCATGCCGACTGTCTCACGCACATGCAGGAGGGGTTCGATCGTCAGGAACAGTGGTTCGTGGAGGAGATGATGCCGCTGCTTGAGGCACACCGGACGACAGTGTACATCATGCCCGGGAACTCGGATTGGAAGCATCACTTCCAACCCGGGGGGACTCTGGACAAACTTCCTTCGGTTGGCAGAGCCAACTGTGACGATGAATGCAACGAGTTTCCTCAAGACTCGCCTAAAGTGATGAtcatcgacggcgaaggGCAGATTTTTACCTTGCGATCCACAGGTGGTGGTCCCGGCGTCCCTGCCCTGGCCCTGTCTCTCGTGCCAATATCGAGTCATCGCAAGAAGGACTGGGAGAGGAAGGATTGGAGGTGGCAGGAGGAACAGCAGCTCGAACCCGGCGCAAGCCTGGACGGTTTCGTGTCATCAGGGCACGAGCCTGGATGCGTAAAACGGAAACGGTTGAGTGCCAAACCTGGGTGGGACGGGTGGGACGGGCAGGACCGATCCATCGAGACGGCGCTGGATGAAGCGCTCAGagacgacggacgacgcgaggcgcctGGCATTTGGTTCGTGCACTGCCCGCCGCGTCACACGGTTGGGGATCTCACGAGTAGGGGCGAGAGAGTGGGCAGCGTCGCACTCAGGGCGGCCATAGAGAGGTACACACCGATGGCGACTTTCCACGGACACATCCACGAGAGCGTCGATCAGCACGATGGAATGTTCAAAGAACACATCGCGACGATGAAGCGCAAacccgaagaagaagaagcggaGAGCACGCGTGTTGGTGCTTCCACGAGGGATCGATGCACGGTGGTGAGCGTCGGAAACGATTTTCGAGCGGAAGCCCCGCACATCATCGTATTCGATACCGACGACCCGGGAAACGCCGTTCGCATGAAGTGCGCGTAG